A genomic window from Bacillaceae bacterium S4-13-56 includes:
- the cdaA gene encoding diadenylate cyclase CdaA: MLDGDLEFFSLLRMAIDIALVWFLIYKLIMLIRGTKAVQLLKGIFVVLGIWFLSGVFELKTLQWLMYQAITWGFLAVIILFQPELRRALEQLGRGSFFSRNTHTLDDATNQTVEAIIKSCSYMAKRRIGALITIGRETGMDDYAETGIPIHGHLTSELLTNIFIPNTPLHDGAVIIKSNEIVAAACYLPLSESPFISKELGTRHRAALGISEVTDSITIVVSEETGQISCTKNGELHRDLSVDTLREILTRDLDIDSGQSSKKAWGWVVKKDG; encoded by the coding sequence ATGCTGGATGGAGATCTCGAGTTTTTTTCATTGCTCCGGATGGCTATAGATATTGCCCTTGTTTGGTTTCTTATATATAAATTAATCATGCTGATTCGTGGGACCAAAGCTGTTCAACTCTTAAAAGGAATCTTTGTAGTCCTGGGAATTTGGTTTTTAAGTGGTGTATTTGAACTTAAAACTTTACAATGGTTAATGTATCAAGCTATTACTTGGGGTTTTCTAGCCGTCATTATCCTCTTCCAACCGGAATTACGAAGAGCTTTAGAGCAACTGGGACGAGGAAGTTTTTTTTCGCGAAATACACATACACTTGATGATGCTACCAATCAAACGGTAGAGGCAATCATTAAGTCCTGTTCATACATGGCAAAGCGAAGAATAGGGGCATTAATTACCATTGGAAGGGAAACAGGGATGGACGATTATGCTGAAACGGGTATTCCGATTCATGGTCATTTAACAAGTGAATTGTTAACTAATATTTTTATTCCTAATACCCCCCTTCATGATGGAGCGGTTATTATAAAAAGTAATGAAATTGTAGCAGCTGCCTGTTATCTTCCTCTGTCGGAAAGCCCGTTCATTTCTAAAGAATTGGGAACTCGTCACCGGGCAGCATTAGGAATTAGCGAAGTAACCGATAGTATAACCATTGTAGTTTCAGAGGAAACGGGGCAAATTTCCTGTACGAAAAACGGAGAATTACATCGTGATTTAAGCGTAGATACATTAAGAGAAATATTGACTAGAGATTTGGATATCGATTCAGGCCAATCTTCGAAAAAAGCCTGGGGTTGGGTGGTGAAAAAGGATGGATAA